The genomic region CGAAAGCCGTCGACCGCGGCATGATGATCGGCAATGTCCGCGTTAGCGAAAAATCCGGCGGCAAGTCAGGCCACTGGAAATCCGGTTCCAGCGGATAAATCAGGCGGTAAGCGGCCTTGGCTGACAACAACAACATTCTTCATCAAGGTCTGGTGCCCGCGCAAAAGGCGCTGCAACTGGTTCTGGAAGGTGCGGCAGCCAGGGATTTCGAACCCGTGCTGCTGAAAGAAACCAATGGCCGTGTGCTGGCAAGGGACCTTGCCGCCAACCGCACCCAGCCGCCCTTCCCGGCTTCCGCCATGGATGGCTATGCCGTGCGCCATACCGACCTTTCCCCCTCAAAAACCGTGCTGGAAATCATCGGGGAAGCGGCCGCCGGTCACCCCTTTGCCGGTGAACTGACACCCGGCACGGCGGTCCGCATTTTTACCGGTGCACCAGTGCCGGACGGCGCCGACACCATCATCATCCAGGAAAACACCACCCGGAACGGCGACCGCGTTGAAGTGTTGCAGCCCGCCGACAAGGGCAAGTTCGTGCGCCCTGCCGGGCTCGATTTTGCCCAGGGCGATGTGCTCTTGAAGGCCGGCACGGTCATCGATGCCCAAAGCCTGTCGCTGGCAGCCGCCATGAACCATGCCGAACTGCCGGTGTGGAAAAAGCCGGTTGTCGCGGTGCTTGCCACCGGCGATGAACTGGTTTTGCCGGGCGAGCAACTGGGCGAAGGGCAGATTCTTGCCTCCAATACCTTCGGCATTGCCGCCATCGCCCGCCAAGCCGGCGGCAGCGTGATCGATCTTGGCATCGCAAGGGACACGCTCGATGACCTGACGGCACGGATCGGCAAAGCGCTTGACAATGGTGCGGACCTGATCGTTACCACCGGCGGCGCCTCGGTTGGCGACCACGATCTGGTCAAGCCCGCCATGGAGCATTTCGGTTTCACTTTCTCCTTTGTCAAAATCGCCATGCGGCCCGGCAAGCCGGTCATGTTCGGCAAAGCCAGGATTGGCGGCAAGGAACGCCGCTTTCTGGGCCTGGCCGGCAACCCCGTTTCAAGCCTGGTTTCCGGCCACATCTTCATGCGCCCGCTGATCCGCCTGCTGGGCGGATACGATGCAGCAACGGTGATGCCGGTTTCCGGCAAACTG from Salaquimonas pukyongi harbors:
- a CDS encoding molybdopterin molybdotransferase MoeA, translating into MADNNNILHQGLVPAQKALQLVLEGAAARDFEPVLLKETNGRVLARDLAANRTQPPFPASAMDGYAVRHTDLSPSKTVLEIIGEAAAGHPFAGELTPGTAVRIFTGAPVPDGADTIIIQENTTRNGDRVEVLQPADKGKFVRPAGLDFAQGDVLLKAGTVIDAQSLSLAAAMNHAELPVWKKPVVAVLATGDELVLPGEQLGEGQILASNTFGIAAIARQAGGSVIDLGIARDTLDDLTARIGKALDNGADLIVTTGGASVGDHDLVKPAMEHFGFTFSFVKIAMRPGKPVMFGKARIGGKERRFLGLAGNPVSSLVSGHIFMRPLIRLLGGYDAATVMPVSGKLEVAMGQNDEREDYIRATARRNADGKLLVAPFPKQDSSMLATLSKADCLIIRPVHAPPAAVGDGVPVILLRNV